A single Syntrophorhabdus sp. DNA region contains:
- a CDS encoding arginine--tRNA ligase, with product MLRSIAAKIINNGIEDAQRSGSIPPDARLNFIIETPREEGFGDYSTNVAFILAPQLKKKPLDIANMLVERMQGSDLCQSVAVAGAGFINFSLRGALWQQLLKDTASKGIESLYPNVGGGRKVLIEFVSANPTGPLHIGHGRGAAVGDVLANLLRKTGHTVGREYYINDAGRQIRTLGRSTFLRLKELKGETVEYPQDLYQGDYVRELARKVMDEGIAVPAGEEEAIDLLSVYASSHIMEGIKNDLREFGVAFDNYFLESSLYASGVVDETLAILRERGIAFERDGALWFKTDLFEKDEDRVLVKSDGENTYFTSDIAYHLDKFKRSYEVLVDIWGSDHHGYIPRLRASVQALGRNKEDLRFLLIQFVTLIKDGKPVGMSTRSGEFTTLREVLDEVGRDACRYFFLMRKSDAHLEFDLDLAKKTSNENPVYYVQYAHARIESIFRNAREAGINTDDLAGADCGLLTLKEELDLIRWITRYHSVLEGAARSLEPHRVTFYLMELVGRFHSYYNKTRVLGNDAALTRARLLLMSTLQGVIRDGLGLVGVSAPEKM from the coding sequence ATGCTGAGATCGATAGCGGCAAAGATAATAAATAACGGTATAGAGGATGCGCAACGCTCGGGTTCGATACCCCCTGATGCAAGACTGAACTTCATCATCGAAACTCCCCGGGAGGAAGGGTTCGGGGACTATTCCACGAACGTCGCCTTCATTCTTGCCCCGCAACTGAAGAAGAAGCCCCTCGACATCGCGAACATGCTCGTGGAAAGGATGCAGGGCTCCGACCTTTGCCAATCCGTCGCCGTGGCCGGGGCCGGTTTCATAAACTTTTCCCTCAGGGGCGCTCTATGGCAGCAGCTTCTCAAGGATACGGCCTCAAAGGGGATCGAGAGCCTCTACCCCAATGTGGGCGGCGGGAGGAAGGTCCTCATCGAGTTCGTCAGTGCCAACCCGACGGGTCCCCTGCACATCGGGCACGGCAGAGGTGCGGCCGTCGGCGACGTGCTGGCCAATCTCCTCAGGAAAACGGGGCACACTGTGGGCAGGGAGTACTACATCAACGACGCGGGGAGACAGATCAGAACGCTTGGCCGTTCCACCTTCCTGAGGCTCAAGGAGCTTAAAGGCGAAACGGTGGAATACCCTCAGGACCTTTACCAGGGCGATTACGTTCGGGAGCTTGCCCGCAAGGTCATGGACGAAGGCATCGCAGTGCCTGCCGGGGAGGAGGAGGCGATCGATCTTTTGTCTGTCTACGCGAGCTCCCACATTATGGAGGGCATCAAGAACGACCTCAGGGAGTTCGGCGTCGCCTTCGACAACTACTTCCTGGAGTCGTCGCTCTACGCCTCAGGCGTTGTGGATGAGACCCTTGCCATCCTCAGGGAGCGGGGCATTGCCTTTGAACGGGACGGCGCCCTGTGGTTCAAGACGGACCTTTTTGAAAAGGATGAGGACAGGGTCCTCGTCAAGTCCGACGGAGAGAACACCTATTTCACATCCGACATCGCCTATCACCTCGACAAGTTCAAGCGTTCCTACGAGGTCCTCGTGGACATATGGGGTTCCGACCACCACGGGTACATCCCCCGCCTCAGGGCATCCGTCCAGGCCTTGGGGAGGAACAAGGAAGACCTGAGGTTTCTGCTCATCCAGTTCGTCACGCTCATCAAGGACGGTAAACCGGTGGGGATGTCGACGCGCTCCGGTGAGTTCACGACGCTCAGGGAGGTCCTCGATGAGGTCGGTCGCGATGCCTGCCGTTATTTCTTTCTTATGCGGAAGAGCGACGCCCACCTTGAGTTCGATCTCGACCTGGCGAAGAAGACATCCAACGAAAACCCCGTTTACTATGTCCAGTATGCCCACGCCAGGATAGAGAGCATCTTCCGAAACGCCCGTGAGGCCGGCATCAACACGGACGATCTTGCCGGCGCGGACTGCGGCCTTTTGACCCTGAAGGAAGAGCTCGACCTTATACGCTGGATAACTCGCTATCACAGCGTCCTCGAAGGCGCTGCCAGGAGTCTTGAGCCCCATCGCGTCACGTTCTACCTCATGGAACTCGTGGGCAGGTTCCACAGCTACTATAACAAGACGAGGGTGCTCGGAAATGACGCCGCGCTGACCCGCGCCCGCCTCCTCCTGATGTCCACCCTTCAGGGAGTGATCAGGGATGGCCTCGGCCTCGTCGGTGTCTCGGCGCCCGAGAAGATGTGA
- the yedF gene encoding sulfurtransferase-like selenium metabolism protein YedF, giving the protein MEKLDLKGKTCPVPVIETKKLIESRQVDEVEVVVDDPTASENVRRFLGSRGYATTVLQEGNVYRVEGCLQEGGAMAEQSGTQKKVLVYVDTETMGRGDDGLGRVLMRSFLSTLKELEVRPWRIVFVNAGVRNVVADSEYLGILKEIEALGVEVIACGTCLDYFHLKDSVAVGRTSNMFEIMTSFSEATNVIRP; this is encoded by the coding sequence ATGGAAAAACTTGATCTGAAGGGGAAGACGTGCCCGGTGCCTGTGATCGAGACGAAAAAGCTTATCGAGAGCAGACAGGTTGATGAGGTCGAGGTTGTCGTGGATGATCCGACTGCCAGCGAAAATGTGCGGCGTTTCCTGGGATCACGGGGCTATGCGACAACGGTATTGCAGGAAGGCAACGTTTACAGGGTCGAGGGTTGCCTGCAAGAGGGCGGGGCGATGGCGGAACAGTCCGGGACGCAGAAGAAGGTTCTCGTCTACGTCGACACCGAGACGATGGGAAGAGGGGACGACGGGCTCGGCAGGGTCCTCATGCGGTCCTTCCTGAGTACCCTCAAGGAATTGGAGGTCCGCCCCTGGCGGATCGTGTTCGTCAACGCGGGTGTCAGGAACGTGGTGGCGGATTCCGAGTACCTGGGCATTCTGAAGGAGATCGAAGCTCTCGGCGTGGAGGTCATCGCATGCGGTACCTGTCTTGATTATTTTCACCTCAAGGACAGTGTTGCCGTGGGGAGGACAAGCAACATGTTCGAGATCATGACCTCATTCAGCGAAGCCACGAACGTGATCAGGCCTTGA
- a CDS encoding rubrerythrin family protein, producing the protein MKSIKGTQTEKNLLASFAGESQARMRYTYFSSQAKKDGFEQISFIFSDTADNEKEHAKRFFKFLEGGEVEITAAYPAGVIGSTAENLKAAAAGENLEHTVLYPEAAKVADEEGFEEIATVFREIARVEMEHEKRYRKLLKNVETGQVFKKPSVVKWRCRNCGYVYEGAEAPDLCPACAHPQAHYEVLAENY; encoded by the coding sequence ATGAAGAGCATAAAGGGAACACAGACCGAGAAGAACCTCCTGGCCAGTTTCGCCGGGGAATCACAGGCGCGGATGAGATACACCTATTTTTCATCCCAGGCAAAGAAGGACGGTTTCGAGCAGATATCCTTCATTTTTTCCGATACCGCGGACAACGAAAAGGAGCACGCGAAACGCTTCTTCAAGTTCCTCGAGGGTGGCGAGGTGGAGATCACCGCCGCCTACCCGGCCGGTGTCATAGGCAGCACAGCGGAGAACCTGAAGGCCGCGGCGGCTGGCGAGAACCTGGAACACACTGTTCTCTATCCCGAGGCGGCGAAGGTGGCCGACGAGGAAGGCTTTGAGGAGATCGCGACGGTCTTCCGGGAGATAGCCAGGGTTGAAATGGAACATGAGAAACGCTATCGCAAACTCCTGAAGAACGTGGAGACGGGGCAGGTCTTCAAGAAGCCCTCCGTGGTCAAATGGCGCTGCAGGAACTGCGGCTACGTGTACGAAGGAGCGGAAGCCCCTGATCTTTGCCCGGCGTGCGCCCACCCGCAGGCGCACTATGAGGTCCTGGCCGAGAATTACTGA
- a CDS encoding Hsp20/alpha crystallin family protein codes for MTTRRISPLAKKSRDTIRSPEESPLLSLRNNIDRLFDNFFRGFDIGPFTTTPAMFNPSIDVADSGRDLKVTIELPGMNEKDIDVSITQDSLTVRGEKRDETEEKGSSYHRMERVYGSFTRTIPLPVEVDVDGAKANYKKGVLSITIPKTEKALKEAKKIPVKTSGK; via the coding sequence ATGACGACAAGAAGGATCTCACCGCTGGCAAAGAAAAGCCGGGACACCATCAGGTCCCCGGAGGAAAGCCCCCTCCTGTCGTTGCGGAACAATATAGACAGGCTGTTCGATAACTTCTTCCGGGGGTTTGACATCGGCCCCTTCACCACGACACCCGCGATGTTCAACCCCAGCATCGACGTGGCGGACAGCGGCAGGGACCTCAAGGTGACCATAGAGCTTCCCGGCATGAACGAAAAAGACATCGACGTGTCCATTACACAGGACTCGCTCACCGTTCGGGGAGAGAAGAGGGACGAAACCGAAGAGAAGGGCAGCAGCTACCATCGGATGGAACGCGTGTATGGCTCGTTCACGAGGACCATTCCTCTTCCCGTGGAGGTGGATGTGGACGGCGCCAAGGCAAACTACAAGAAAGGGGTCCTCTCCATCACGATCCCGAAGACCGAGAAGGCCCTCAAGGAGGCAAAGAAGATCCCGGTCAAAACATCAGGGAAGTAG
- a CDS encoding DUF362 domain-containing protein, with product MAGRSDSYDPREIKSFLEGAFSRIDLDISARSVLVKPNLLASKAPDRAVTTHPDFLRALIELLVDHSCTVCLGDSPGYESLDRVLRNGGYADMLRELAVQVVPFTKEAVKRGSGISPYRDFLFGEDPDRYEVVINVPKLKTHSMMGMTLGVKNTFGFIRGFAKGRWHLRAGRDRGLFASILVDIHRLVSPTVTVLDGVVGMCGDGPSNGDPVTCGIVAVSRDAFALDAFIEGRLCPGVILPITACAARHGLIPPYEVIDLGSPPAPARFPMPRTCDTDWNLPRPVKRLLRNLLTRKPKADPGTCRLCGICAEVCPADAIHLGERFPLFDYQACIRCYCCQEMCPHGAIRT from the coding sequence GTGGCGGGGAGGAGTGACTCCTATGACCCGCGGGAGATCAAAAGCTTTCTTGAAGGAGCATTCAGCCGGATCGACCTCGACATTTCGGCGCGCAGCGTCCTTGTCAAACCCAACCTCCTTGCCTCGAAGGCCCCCGACCGGGCCGTAACCACCCACCCCGATTTTCTTCGTGCCCTCATTGAACTCCTTGTCGACCATTCCTGCACCGTCTGTCTGGGGGACAGCCCGGGATATGAGTCGCTGGACCGTGTCCTCAGGAACGGGGGCTATGCCGACATGCTCCGGGAACTTGCCGTCCAGGTGGTCCCCTTCACCAAAGAGGCAGTAAAAAGGGGAAGCGGGATATCGCCCTACAGAGACTTTCTTTTCGGTGAGGACCCCGACAGGTATGAGGTTGTCATCAACGTGCCCAAGCTTAAGACTCACAGCATGATGGGTATGACCCTCGGGGTCAAGAACACTTTCGGGTTCATCCGGGGGTTCGCCAAGGGGCGGTGGCATCTTCGCGCCGGAAGGGACAGGGGCCTCTTCGCGTCGATCCTGGTTGACATTCATCGCCTAGTTTCCCCAACGGTGACCGTCCTCGACGGGGTCGTGGGCATGTGCGGCGACGGGCCGTCGAACGGCGATCCCGTGACCTGCGGCATAGTCGCTGTGTCACGGGACGCCTTTGCCCTCGATGCCTTCATAGAGGGCCGTCTCTGTCCCGGCGTGATCCTTCCCATCACTGCCTGCGCGGCCCGTCACGGCCTCATCCCCCCGTACGAGGTGATCGACCTTGGATCGCCTCCCGCCCCGGCCCGTTTCCCCATGCCCCGGACATGCGATACCGACTGGAACCTGCCCCGTCCCGTTAAGAGACTCCTCAGGAACCTCCTTACGAGGAAGCCGAAGGCGGACCCGGGGACCTGCCGGCTGTGCGGCATATGCGCAGAGGTCTGTCCCGCCGATGCCATACACCTCGGCGAACGGTTTCCCCTGTTCGACTACCAGGCCTGCATTCGCTGCTACTGCTGCCAGGAGATGTGCCCGCATGGTGCGATAAGGACGTAG
- a CDS encoding tetratricopeptide repeat protein — MRISAILVSFMFLFCAQLHAATRSDSVYFFLRGYFSEALGRYDDAGEYYRKALKDDPGSAEIRTSLASLFVKRGEIQKAEELLNETIALAPANRVALMILAGIHASKGVTYKAKALYEKCIELNPEDTEAYMYLGSIYIGEKKYGDAITIYEKVLAYDDDNIIALYYTGRLHGEAKDYDRAKTYLAKVLEIKPNFTPALLDLGTIYEIEGSLEKAVEYYQAVISYDPNDKKARSRLATIFIRQKEYDKAIGKFEELSDLDRQDLSLRIRIGLLHYEKARYDEAIQEFNMVLASKPDNYTVRIYLAMSWREKGDVRKALNELSKIDPKAEEFLTALKQMTLIYIKSGTIDEGIKTITGYLPGMDRKPDLYILLSMLYEEKNDLAAGISALEEARRIEPANLEVLYQIGMLHEKKGESEKALAIMNDVLAIDPEYPNALNFVGYSLAEKGVRLDEAEAMIRRALIKRPDDGYIIDSLGWVFYKKGDLRAALEEIRKANNLMPEDPTIHEHLGDIYSALKDYGNAVHHYERSLALEKDPSKKNSVEQKLRILKEKK; from the coding sequence ATGAGAATATCGGCGATCCTTGTCTCATTCATGTTCCTTTTCTGTGCCCAGCTCCACGCGGCAACCCGTTCGGATTCCGTATACTTCTTTCTCAGGGGGTATTTCAGCGAGGCACTCGGGAGATACGATGACGCCGGGGAATACTACCGCAAAGCGCTGAAGGATGATCCCGGCTCCGCTGAGATCAGGACTTCCCTTGCCTCTCTTTTCGTGAAGCGAGGGGAGATTCAGAAGGCGGAGGAGCTCCTCAACGAGACAATAGCACTAGCCCCCGCGAACCGCGTCGCGCTCATGATCCTCGCGGGCATTCACGCATCGAAGGGGGTCACATACAAGGCCAAGGCCCTCTACGAGAAGTGCATAGAGCTCAATCCCGAGGACACCGAGGCCTACATGTATCTGGGCTCCATCTATATCGGGGAGAAGAAGTACGGCGACGCCATCACCATCTACGAAAAGGTGCTCGCCTATGATGATGACAATATCATCGCCCTTTATTACACAGGCCGGCTGCACGGTGAGGCGAAGGATTATGACAGGGCAAAGACCTACCTGGCAAAGGTGCTGGAGATAAAGCCGAACTTCACCCCCGCCCTCCTCGACCTCGGCACCATATATGAGATCGAGGGCAGTCTGGAGAAGGCCGTCGAGTATTACCAGGCCGTCATCTCCTATGACCCGAACGACAAGAAGGCACGATCGAGGCTCGCCACGATATTCATACGGCAAAAGGAGTACGACAAGGCCATAGGCAAGTTTGAAGAGCTTTCCGACCTCGACCGCCAGGACCTGTCCTTAAGGATCCGCATCGGCCTGCTCCACTACGAAAAGGCCCGGTACGACGAGGCTATACAGGAATTCAACATGGTCCTCGCCAGCAAGCCCGACAACTACACGGTGAGAATATACCTTGCCATGTCCTGGAGGGAAAAGGGGGATGTGAGGAAGGCCCTCAATGAACTCTCCAAGATCGATCCGAAGGCGGAGGAGTTCCTGACGGCACTGAAACAGATGACCCTGATCTACATCAAGTCGGGGACCATAGACGAGGGTATAAAGACAATAACGGGATACCTGCCGGGCATGGACAGAAAGCCCGACCTCTACATCCTCTTGTCCATGCTCTACGAGGAGAAGAACGATCTCGCCGCTGGCATCAGCGCCCTTGAGGAAGCGCGGCGGATCGAGCCGGCGAACCTCGAGGTCCTTTACCAGATCGGCATGCTTCACGAGAAGAAGGGCGAGTCCGAAAAGGCTCTCGCCATCATGAATGACGTCCTTGCCATTGACCCGGAATATCCCAATGCCCTCAACTTCGTGGGCTATTCCCTCGCTGAGAAGGGTGTCCGTCTCGACGAAGCGGAGGCGATGATACGCAGGGCCTTGATCAAGCGGCCGGATGACGGGTATATCATCGACAGCCTTGGCTGGGTCTTCTACAAGAAGGGTGACCTGAGGGCCGCCCTTGAGGAGATACGAAAGGCGAACAATCTCATGCCCGAGGACCCCACCATCCACGAGCACCTCGGGGACATCTACTCGGCCTTGAAGGATTACGGCAACGCTGTCCATCACTACGAGAGGTCGCTGGCCCTGGAGAAGGATCCCTCAAAGAAGAATTCCGTCGAGCAGAAGCTCAGGATACTGAAAGAGAAGAAATGA
- a CDS encoding electron transfer flavoprotein subunit alpha/FixB family protein: MANDVWVYIEHKDGAIAPMSFELLGIGKQLADGFGSSVSAFVIGDKVDDLAKEAGAYGAAKVYAVEGDVFKTFRGEAYAKAAAFLLDKYKPEIALFRATVMGTDVAAAAAAQLGFGLCTDTIGLAVDGGKAKMTRAAFGGNYTVSVVNEKAAPQIATVRPKAFAMPEKDASKSAEVVKESFALADADLSTQVVEFIKSATSVNLVEADIIVSGGRGLGNEGGFEIVKQLADLLGGAVGASRAAVDSEWIPYEHQVGQTGKTVKPKIYIACGISGAIQHLAGMRTSDCIVAINKDPDAPIFKAATFGIVGDYKEVVPKMIEKFKSKLGR, from the coding sequence ATGGCTAACGATGTATGGGTTTACATAGAACATAAAGACGGTGCCATTGCACCGATGTCTTTCGAGCTTCTCGGGATAGGCAAGCAGCTTGCCGACGGTTTCGGCTCCAGCGTCTCCGCCTTCGTGATCGGCGACAAGGTGGACGACCTCGCGAAAGAGGCGGGAGCCTACGGCGCGGCCAAGGTCTATGCCGTGGAAGGAGATGTCTTCAAGACCTTCAGGGGCGAGGCATACGCGAAGGCTGCAGCCTTTCTTCTGGACAAATACAAACCTGAGATCGCCCTCTTCAGGGCCACCGTCATGGGTACCGACGTGGCAGCAGCGGCGGCGGCGCAGCTTGGTTTCGGTCTTTGCACGGACACGATCGGACTCGCCGTCGACGGCGGCAAGGCCAAGATGACGAGAGCGGCCTTCGGCGGCAACTACACGGTTTCCGTCGTCAATGAAAAGGCAGCCCCTCAGATCGCCACGGTGAGGCCCAAGGCTTTCGCAATGCCGGAAAAGGACGCCTCCAAGAGCGCCGAGGTCGTGAAAGAGTCTTTTGCGCTCGCGGACGCCGATCTGTCCACACAGGTCGTCGAGTTCATCAAGTCAGCGACCTCCGTCAACCTGGTTGAGGCTGACATCATCGTTTCCGGCGGCCGCGGCCTCGGGAACGAGGGGGGCTTTGAGATCGTTAAGCAGCTGGCAGACCTTCTCGGCGGCGCAGTGGGCGCGTCCCGCGCGGCTGTCGACTCCGAATGGATCCCCTACGAGCACCAGGTGGGCCAGACCGGAAAGACCGTCAAACCGAAGATCTACATCGCCTGCGGTATCTCCGGCGCCATCCAGCACCTCGCCGGCATGAGGACATCTGATTGTATCGTCGCCATCAACAAGGATCCCGACGCGCCCATCTTCAAGGCCGCGACCTTCGGCATCGTCGGCGACTACAAAGAGGTTGTTCCGAAGATGATAGAGAAATTCAAATCCAAACTGGGCAGGTAA
- the lepB gene encoding signal peptidase I has translation MEKKKTKTREYIESILIAALIALLVRSFVIQAYKIPSGSMEPTLLVGDHLLVNRMSYVVKMPFIDNVLFTTGKPKRGDIIVFRYPEDPTKDYIKRVIATGGETVEIRNKAIFIDGKRIKDTWGHFRPEPASRGFLPFIDKDNIPPVKVPQDCYFVMGDNRDNSLDSRYWGFVEKRHLVGKALIIYFSWDSGAMSAVQYVRWSRIGWLIK, from the coding sequence ATGGAAAAGAAGAAGACCAAGACCAGAGAGTACATTGAATCGATCCTCATCGCCGCGCTGATCGCCCTTCTCGTGAGGAGCTTCGTGATCCAGGCCTACAAGATACCCTCGGGCTCTATGGAGCCCACCCTGCTCGTCGGGGACCACCTGCTCGTCAACAGGATGAGCTACGTGGTCAAGATGCCTTTCATCGACAACGTGCTTTTCACCACGGGGAAACCGAAGCGCGGGGACATCATCGTTTTCCGGTATCCCGAGGACCCCACCAAGGACTACATCAAGCGTGTCATCGCCACGGGTGGCGAGACGGTGGAGATCAGGAACAAGGCCATATTCATCGACGGAAAGAGGATAAAGGATACCTGGGGACATTTCAGGCCCGAGCCGGCCTCGCGCGGTTTCCTGCCCTTCATCGACAAGGACAACATCCCTCCCGTCAAGGTACCGCAGGACTGCTATTTTGTGATGGGTGACAACAGGGACAACAGCCTCGACAGCCGGTACTGGGGTTTTGTTGAAAAACGGCACCTTGTAGGCAAGGCGCTGATCATTTACTTCTCCTGGGACAGCGGCGCGATGAGCGCGGTCCAATACGTGCGGTGGTCACGCATCGGCTGGCTCATAAAGTAG
- a CDS encoding Hsp20/alpha crystallin family protein: MADKTKEIQKKEAAEADLVERTRAAKIYNPDVDIIEGRDKIVVIADMPGVDESSVEVTLDDNVLTIYGRVDWKLPEKMKLTHAEYGVGDYQRIFTISGEINRENIEAHVKNGVLRLVMPKNDAPRMRKIAVKAG; encoded by the coding sequence ATGGCTGACAAAACGAAGGAGATACAGAAGAAAGAGGCCGCTGAGGCAGATCTTGTGGAAAGGACGCGGGCAGCGAAGATATATAACCCCGATGTCGACATCATCGAGGGCAGGGACAAGATAGTCGTGATCGCCGACATGCCCGGGGTCGATGAGAGCTCCGTGGAGGTAACCCTCGACGACAACGTCCTGACCATCTACGGGAGGGTCGATTGGAAACTGCCCGAGAAGATGAAGCTTACCCACGCGGAATACGGCGTCGGTGACTACCAGAGGATATTCACCATATCAGGAGAGATCAACAGGGAGAATATCGAGGCTCACGTGAAGAATGGCGTTCTCAGACTGGTCATGCCCAAGAACGATGCCCCGAGAATGAGGAAGATCGCCGTGAAGGCGGGATGA
- a CDS encoding Hsp20/alpha crystallin family protein, translating into MLWTDGFGMFGRGLDPWSEFQRIENEMNRVLSRFVSPSTGDFPAVNIWNDGEETLVTTEIPGIEAGGIDISVIGKTLILKGSREPDKVEEGNSYHRRERWYGQFSKAIELPFTIDADKVAADFSNGILSIRLPRSEAEKPRKITIKSA; encoded by the coding sequence ATGTTGTGGACAGATGGTTTTGGCATGTTTGGCAGAGGCCTTGACCCCTGGTCGGAGTTCCAGCGCATCGAGAACGAGATGAACCGCGTCCTGTCCAGATTCGTTTCTCCCTCAACAGGTGACTTCCCCGCGGTGAATATATGGAACGATGGGGAGGAAACCCTGGTGACAACGGAGATCCCGGGCATCGAGGCCGGCGGCATTGACATTTCCGTCATCGGCAAGACCTTGATACTCAAGGGCTCCAGGGAACCCGACAAGGTGGAGGAAGGCAATTCTTATCACCGTCGCGAACGCTGGTACGGCCAGTTCAGCAAGGCCATAGAGCTTCCCTTCACGATCGATGCTGACAAGGTCGCGGCCGACTTCTCGAATGGCATCCTTTCGATCCGGCTGCCGAGGTCAGAGGCGGAGAAACCCAGGAAGATCACCATCAAATCCGCCTGA
- a CDS encoding desulfoferrodoxin, with product MAERLQVYKCEICGNIVEVLHGGKGALVCCNEPMKLLMENTVDASTEKHVPVTEKGADGITIKVGSVAHPMEEKHYIEWIEAIVDGAVYRRFLKPGEAPEAFFPVKGDAVTAREYCNVHGLWKN from the coding sequence ATGGCTGAAAGACTTCAGGTATACAAGTGTGAGATATGCGGGAACATCGTTGAAGTGCTCCATGGCGGAAAAGGGGCGCTCGTCTGTTGCAATGAGCCCATGAAACTCCTCATGGAGAACACCGTCGACGCTTCGACGGAGAAGCACGTGCCCGTGACCGAAAAGGGGGCCGACGGGATCACGATAAAGGTCGGCAGCGTCGCCCATCCCATGGAAGAGAAGCATTATATAGAATGGATCGAGGCTATCGTCGACGGAGCGGTGTACCGGCGTTTTCTCAAACCGGGCGAAGCGCCCGAGGCTTTTTTCCCCGTCAAGGGCGATGCCGTGACGGCGAGGGAATACTGCAATGTCCACGGCCTGTGGAAGAACTAG
- a CDS encoding aminotransferase class V-fold PLP-dependent enzyme — translation MIYLDNAATSFPKPPETIEFLNDFVLNVGGNPGRSGHTLSLEAARVIFETRERLTAFIGMTDSERLIFTQNGTESLNMALLGLLREGDHVVTTSMEHNSVMRPLEFLRHERGISYTAVPCSPGGSLDAGDLRSALRPNTAVVVINHGSNVTGTVQSLDGVRDAVGETVLVVDACQTMGSMPLNMKAMQADILCFSGHKSLFSVQGVGALYVRPGIELTPLKFGGTGSKSESIEHPSFLPDRYECGTPNTPGIASLLGGLTFIQKEGPVRIFDRKQTLRRMLVDGLRDLPGVVVYGHNDRGGATYLATVAFNIEGRLPSEVGYELNKRSMYVRIGLHCAPAAHRTVGTFPNGALRASPGYFTSDDDIQAFVEAVRDIAGE, via the coding sequence ATGATCTATTTGGATAACGCGGCAACATCATTTCCAAAGCCACCGGAAACCATTGAATTTCTCAATGACTTCGTCCTGAATGTTGGCGGCAATCCAGGCAGGAGCGGCCACACCCTGTCTCTCGAGGCGGCGAGGGTGATCTTCGAGACCCGTGAAAGGCTTACTGCCTTCATCGGTATGACCGATTCCGAACGTCTCATCTTCACCCAGAACGGAACGGAGTCCCTCAATATGGCCCTTCTCGGGCTTCTCAGGGAAGGCGACCATGTCGTGACGACGAGCATGGAACACAACTCCGTCATGAGACCCCTCGAGTTCTTGCGTCACGAGCGCGGGATATCGTACACGGCCGTGCCCTGTTCACCCGGGGGATCTCTCGATGCCGGTGACCTCCGGTCCGCTCTCAGGCCGAACACGGCAGTTGTCGTGATCAATCATGGATCGAATGTAACGGGCACCGTGCAATCCCTCGACGGTGTCAGGGATGCCGTCGGCGAGACGGTTCTCGTGGTGGATGCCTGCCAGACGATGGGGTCCATGCCCCTTAACATGAAGGCGATGCAGGCTGATATCCTTTGTTTTTCAGGGCACAAGTCACTTTTTTCAGTCCAGGGGGTCGGTGCCCTTTACGTGAGACCGGGCATCGAACTGACGCCGCTCAAGTTCGGCGGAACTGGCAGTAAGTCAGAATCGATCGAACACCCCTCATTCCTGCCCGACAGGTACGAATGCGGGACACCCAACACACCGGGGATCGCGTCGCTTCTTGGCGGGTTGACCTTCATCCAAAAGGAAGGTCCCGTGAGGATCTTCGACAGGAAACAGACACTTCGGCGCATGCTCGTTGACGGCCTGAGGGACCTTCCCGGGGTCGTGGTGTACGGCCACAACGATAGGGGCGGGGCGACATATCTGGCCACCGTTGCCTTCAACATTGAAGGCAGGCTCCCTTCGGAGGTCGGCTACGAGCTGAACAAGAGGTCCATGTATGTCCGCATAGGTCTTCACTGCGCCCCCGCAGCGCACAGGACGGTCGGTACGTTCCCAAACGGGGCACTCCGGGCGTCACCGGGGTATTTTACCAGTGACGATGACATACAGGCCTTTGTCGAGGCGGTGAGGGACATTGCCGGGGAATAG
- a CDS encoding DUF3343 domain-containing protein codes for MPGNRYSIILFRTIHDVLRAEKTLKKQDVKHELVPVPRNLSSDCGMCIRLDTDEVDARQYLENMGVEKCFVFDGETYEQVDLGI; via the coding sequence TTGCCGGGGAATAGATACTCCATCATTCTTTTTCGCACTATCCATGACGTCCTCCGGGCAGAGAAGACGCTCAAGAAGCAGGATGTCAAGCATGAACTCGTGCCGGTGCCAAGAAACCTCAGCTCCGACTGCGGGATGTGCATCCGCCTTGATACCGATGAGGTCGATGCACGGCAGTATCTGGAGAATATGGGGGTCGAGAAATGCTTCGTCTTCGACGGAGAGACCTACGAACAGGTCGATCTCGGGATCTGA